AAGGCTGAACCTTTGAGGTTTCCCCATGAAGTGTGGAAGagcaataatttttgtttgtgtatTCTTTTCAATGTTTTTGGTTTAGGTTCTTGAGCAAAGGGTACAAACACTAGAAAGAGAACTAGATGCTGCAATCACAGCTGCTGCTCATGCTCGCTCAGAGAAACGCCAAGCTGAGTCCTCTCAAAAAGCTGCTGAAACACGTGCCCTAGAGGTCACAAAAGAGCTTGAAAACACCACAAGTACGTATGTATAGGATTATCAGTGCGGTGCCTGGCTAGGTTGCATCAGGTCCGGTTTCATATTCTTTGGTTTGATGATATTGTTCCAGAGGTTTTCAAGCTGCATATGGAGGAGCTCCGAGGGATGCAAGAACAGATATCCAAACGTGATAACGAGATCAAGCTCTTGGAAGCTATCATCCAAACGCTCGGTGGAAAAGAGCGACTGAGAAAAAGCGGTGTTAAAGAGTGATCATCCCTTTCTTTCCACTTGTAATATTCTTTGCAACCCGAGTTTGTGTGACATTTTTCTGTAATCATATACTCtcacaagataaaaaaaaatattaatcaaaactATGTTATAAGTGAGTTCTTTGTGATTTAGTCTTTGGATTGAATAGAGATTCACTTTTCTGAAGCCTTTGCTGAGGAATGAATCAGGGAAACTCGAATGAACTTGGATAAGGAACGATCGCAGGAAACAAACACAAGGTAGTAGCTTAAGTCACCTACAGAAAGCAAGCATACTACAGAAGACAGAAGTTCCCATGCTTGGAGATGAAACATCATCAACACAAGCAAACATGTTTTGATACACCATGTCTTCTTCTTAAGTATGCAGTCATTCCTGCAAGTGATATATTAACCGAACACAATTCAGAAATCAACTTCCATTGGTGGTTTTTTGAATAAAGTGTACTGTTACCCACATCAGCATAAGGAGATTGACTACGAGCTTTGTCGCGAGGAGATGGGAACCTATCATTTCTCTTCCTTTCAGGAGAGGCCTTTTCAAGAGAAGGGCTTCTTGGGCTACGGCTACGGGGAAGAGGAGTCAGAGACCTCTCTTTGCTTCTTCGCATTTCATGAGAGGCTTTTAGTGGGGGGGCACTTCTAGGGCTGCGGCTGCGGCGAGCAGGAGACGCACTTTAGCAAGTCAAAAACTTGGACTCATGATAATATTTTCAACAACATGAAATAAAGAGGTTGGAAAAGGAAGAGACCTGCAGCGCCTGCTCCTCTTCCTGTAGTCTCTTTCCTTCCCTATAATCATCTCGGGACCTAAAGTTTATGTAAATCAATTACAAGTATTCAGACGTGCACGAGGGCTAATCCAATAATAAACCACGAAGTCCCTGCAACTCACCTCCTACGGGGACTGCGACTTCTCCTTCTAGGACTACGGCTTCTTGACCTCCGTGACTTTGGAGGCGGTTCCACAACTCTTCCTTTCGAACTGAAACAATAATcacaaaactaatcaaaataCAATTTACATAAGCATGGCAAACGAGTATAACAAACTCACATCTTCTCAGCATTTGGACCATATCTTTTGCATAAGTACAATTAAAATACCAACCTTGTTTGTGTAGATAATTGAAGTTGGTATCTTTTGAAGCTTTTACCCTCTTTTCCTATGAAatgcttttcttttctttcattgCATCCTTTACAATTTATCATTTTCAATGCTATATTTGTTTCAACATTTCTGTTTCTAAGAAAATCTACAAATTTGATTACtgta
This genomic stretch from Brassica napus cultivar Da-Ae chromosome C9, Da-Ae, whole genome shotgun sequence harbors:
- the LOC106357652 gene encoding uncharacterized protein LOC106357652, with translation MEEQMGGSEDRWRGSLENITEMASNLDSLQKLLLKKAVFVEEDTFSRASLVSEQARTIKVLEQRVQTLERELDAAITAAAHARSEKRQAESSQKAAETRALEVTKELENTTKVFKLHMEELRGMQEQISKRDNEIKLLEAIIQTLGGKERLRKSGVKE